In Gulosibacter molinativorax, a single window of DNA contains:
- a CDS encoding acyl-CoA dehydrogenase family protein, with protein sequence MTNQTADIVEDQLDDSDLEAAESIESPGINVGEVHRALLGTWPEERQRSRDIVADPTFWRDDTLPYTEHRERVLEQVKELSRRGTTGLAFPKRLGGGENPGGNIAAFEEIFLADPSLQIKSGVHFGLFGAAILHLGTEPHHDKWLPGVMDVSNPGAFAMTETGHGSDVASVATTATYEPETEEFVINTPFRAAWKDYLGNAACHAKAAVVFAQLITKGVNHGVHALYLDIRDDEGNFLPGIGGDDDGVKGGLNGIDNGRLHFANVRVPRENLLNRYGDVAADGTYSSPIESPGRRFFVMLGTLVQGRVSLDGAAAVAQQAALAIAITYGNQRRQFDNSGEGAETVLLDYGRHQRRLIPRIATAYAATFAHDEFLREFDAVFSGKGDTPERRADLETLAAALKPTTTWQGMDTLQEAREACGGAGYLAENRLTFLRHDLDVYTTFEGDNNVLLQLVGKRLLEDYAKKYKDADARETARLFVSQAANKAIHEIGLARIGSIARDLGSSARSVGWLREPENQHALLSARVEEEISEIAMSLNRAQKAGKGAGAFNALQNKLIETAHAYGELIQWEAFTRKLEEFDPNSETHRILTWLRDLHGLTLIERDLAWYLMSGRLTTRRARLVSSYVSRLITRLRPHAQSLVDAFGYKDEHLRAKIASGAEQQRQDEAAAYYVELRASGNAPVDERTLYRAKKKRTR encoded by the coding sequence GTGACCAACCAAACCGCCGACATCGTTGAAGATCAGCTCGACGATTCGGACCTCGAAGCGGCTGAATCTATCGAATCTCCTGGTATCAACGTCGGTGAAGTGCACCGCGCGCTGCTCGGCACCTGGCCGGAGGAGCGACAGCGCTCCCGCGACATTGTTGCCGACCCGACGTTCTGGCGTGACGACACGCTCCCGTATACGGAGCACCGCGAGCGCGTGCTCGAGCAGGTGAAGGAACTCTCGAGGCGTGGGACGACGGGACTGGCCTTCCCCAAGCGACTTGGCGGCGGCGAGAATCCGGGCGGCAACATCGCCGCGTTCGAGGAGATCTTCCTCGCGGACCCAAGCTTGCAGATCAAGTCGGGCGTGCACTTCGGCCTGTTCGGTGCCGCGATCCTGCACCTCGGCACTGAACCGCACCACGACAAGTGGCTGCCCGGCGTGATGGATGTGTCCAACCCCGGGGCATTTGCGATGACCGAGACGGGCCACGGCTCGGACGTGGCGTCGGTCGCCACCACCGCAACCTACGAGCCCGAAACCGAAGAATTCGTTATTAACACCCCGTTCCGCGCGGCGTGGAAGGACTACCTCGGCAACGCGGCGTGCCACGCCAAGGCTGCGGTCGTGTTTGCGCAGCTCATTACGAAGGGCGTGAACCACGGCGTCCACGCGCTGTACCTCGATATCCGTGACGACGAGGGCAACTTCCTACCCGGCATTGGCGGCGATGACGACGGCGTCAAGGGTGGCCTCAACGGCATCGACAACGGTCGACTGCACTTCGCGAACGTGCGCGTTCCGCGCGAGAATCTGCTCAACCGCTACGGCGATGTCGCGGCCGACGGCACCTACTCGTCGCCGATTGAGTCGCCGGGTCGTCGCTTCTTCGTCATGCTCGGCACGCTCGTGCAGGGGCGCGTCTCGCTCGACGGTGCGGCCGCGGTCGCGCAGCAGGCGGCACTCGCGATCGCGATCACGTACGGCAACCAGCGCCGCCAGTTCGACAATTCGGGTGAGGGTGCCGAGACGGTCTTGCTCGACTACGGCCGGCACCAGCGACGACTGATTCCGCGTATCGCGACGGCGTACGCCGCCACATTCGCGCACGACGAGTTTCTGCGCGAGTTTGACGCCGTGTTCTCAGGCAAGGGTGACACCCCCGAGCGTCGCGCTGACCTCGAGACGCTCGCGGCCGCGCTGAAGCCGACCACGACGTGGCAGGGCATGGACACGCTGCAGGAGGCCCGCGAGGCCTGCGGTGGCGCGGGCTATCTCGCCGAGAACCGGCTGACGTTTTTGCGCCACGATCTTGACGTGTACACGACCTTCGAGGGCGACAACAACGTGCTGCTGCAGCTCGTCGGCAAGCGACTCCTCGAGGATTACGCGAAGAAGTACAAGGATGCGGATGCTCGCGAGACCGCACGGCTGTTCGTCTCGCAGGCCGCGAACAAGGCGATTCACGAAATCGGCCTCGCCCGCATCGGCAGCATCGCGCGTGACCTCGGCTCGAGCGCACGCTCCGTCGGCTGGCTGCGCGAGCCCGAGAACCAGCACGCGCTGCTCTCGGCGCGCGTTGAGGAGGAAATCTCCGAGATCGCGATGTCCCTCAACCGCGCGCAGAAGGCAGGCAAGGGCGCGGGGGCGTTCAACGCGCTGCAGAACAAGCTGATCGAGACGGCGCATGCCTACGGCGAGCTCATCCAGTGGGAGGCGTTTACGCGCAAGCTCGAGGAATTCGACCCCAACAGCGAGACCCACCGCATCCTCACCTGGCTGCGCGACCTGCACGGCCTCACGCTCATTGAGCGCGACCTCGCGTGGTACCTCATGTCGGGTCGTCTCACGACGCGTCGCGCGCGACTGGTGAGCTCATACGTCTCGCGACTCATCACACGACTCCGCCCGCACGCGCAGTCGCTCGTGGATGCGTTCGGGTACAAGGATGAGCACCTCCGCGCGAAGATCGCTTCGGGGGCCGAACAGCAGCGTCAGGACGAAGCCGCGGCCTACTATGTCGAGTTGCGCGCATCCGGCAATGCGCCAGTTGACGAGCGCACGCTGTACCGCGCGAAGAAGAAGCGTACCCGCTAA
- a CDS encoding ABC transporter permease, producing MSEREKPQSPAKAQTLAQPLSRAQGIRLIAKREVDTTLRSKAFVWSFVIVLVVVAIGILAQGFIGKFMESMVVGGDEVVVASTVDVEQLGVLGADSNIVFTGADSATAAVDAVRNGDAQVALVSGAEAATLELYGNDGAALDQSLDGGTLALQPMVLIGETSVPTSVDSLLTYSPVQGFLQQDAAQDFMFLFLMSTAFALVYFMAIMMFSQRIAQTVIEEKASRIVELLLSTVKPTTVLAGKIIGGTILAVGQVASIVIVALVCFAISGQTNLLDLLGAPLIWFVVLFVIGFVLFASLYAALAATVSRPEDVASVTSPLSMLVMLPYFLIVFANQNEAVMTWLSYIPFSSPVAMPIRMFNTGVAWWEPYVALAILVATVLAALWLAGRIYENSILRTGPKVKLKDALKAS from the coding sequence ATGTCAGAACGCGAGAAGCCCCAGAGCCCCGCCAAAGCGCAGACCCTCGCTCAGCCCCTGAGCCGAGCCCAGGGCATCCGCCTCATCGCGAAGCGCGAGGTAGACACGACCCTGCGCTCCAAGGCGTTCGTGTGGAGCTTCGTCATCGTGCTCGTCGTGGTCGCAATCGGCATCCTCGCCCAGGGATTCATCGGCAAGTTCATGGAGTCGATGGTCGTGGGCGGTGACGAGGTCGTCGTGGCCTCGACGGTCGATGTCGAACAACTCGGGGTGCTCGGCGCCGACTCGAACATTGTCTTCACCGGGGCCGATTCCGCGACTGCGGCTGTGGATGCGGTTCGAAACGGGGATGCCCAGGTCGCGCTGGTGTCGGGCGCGGAAGCTGCGACGCTCGAGCTCTACGGCAACGATGGCGCAGCACTTGACCAGAGTCTTGATGGGGGCACCCTCGCGCTGCAGCCGATGGTGCTGATCGGCGAGACTTCGGTGCCGACCTCGGTTGACAGCCTGCTGACCTACTCGCCAGTGCAGGGATTCTTGCAGCAAGACGCCGCGCAGGATTTCATGTTTCTGTTCCTCATGTCGACGGCGTTTGCGCTCGTGTACTTCATGGCGATCATGATGTTTAGCCAGCGCATCGCCCAGACCGTGATCGAGGAAAAGGCCTCTCGCATCGTCGAGCTGCTGCTGTCGACGGTGAAGCCCACAACGGTGCTCGCGGGCAAGATTATTGGCGGGACCATCCTCGCGGTGGGGCAGGTCGCGAGCATCGTGATCGTTGCGCTCGTGTGCTTCGCCATCTCCGGCCAAACGAATCTGCTCGACCTGCTTGGTGCGCCGCTCATCTGGTTCGTGGTGCTCTTCGTTATCGGATTTGTGCTGTTTGCGTCGCTCTACGCGGCGCTCGCGGCCACGGTGTCGCGCCCGGAGGACGTCGCGAGCGTCACCTCGCCGCTCAGCATGCTGGTGATGCTGCCGTACTTCCTCATCGTGTTTGCGAACCAGAACGAGGCGGTCATGACGTGGCTAAGCTACATCCCGTTCTCGTCGCCCGTGGCGATGCCGATTCGGATGTTCAACACCGGTGTCGCGTGGTGGGAGCCTTACGTTGCCCTCGCGATCCTCGTCGCTACGGTGCTCGCGGCGCTGTGGCTCGCGGGCCGGATTTACGAGAATTCGATCCTGCGCACGGGCCCCAAGGTCAAGCTCAAGGATGCGCTCAAAGCCAGCTAG
- a CDS encoding ABC transporter ATP-binding protein, whose amino-acid sequence MLDVRGISHWYGDRQVLRDVSFTVTGGHLTGFVGANGAGKTTTMRAILGLIRPTQGEVLFEGRPITDTDRTRFGYMPEERGLYPKMKVREQVIYFAQLHGLDKVTAAKRADELLERVGLGERANDNVEALSLGNQQRAQICVSLVHEPEFLILDEPFSGLDPIAVDVVLGVLQEQAARGVPVLFSSHQLDVVERLSDELVIIGDGEIKATGSRVGLQEQHSRGLFRIAIDEDAWLLSRGDVTEVSREGDDLLFRIDADADADTDDTDARGQEILREAVARGPVRRFNHELVRLSTIFKEIR is encoded by the coding sequence GTGCTTGACGTCCGGGGAATCAGCCACTGGTACGGCGACAGGCAAGTCCTGCGCGACGTCAGCTTCACCGTCACTGGCGGCCACCTCACTGGCTTCGTGGGCGCGAATGGTGCGGGCAAGACCACGACGATGCGCGCGATCCTCGGCCTGATTCGCCCGACGCAGGGCGAAGTACTCTTCGAGGGCCGGCCGATCACCGATACCGATCGCACCCGTTTCGGCTACATGCCCGAGGAGCGCGGCCTCTACCCGAAGATGAAGGTGCGCGAGCAGGTCATCTATTTCGCGCAGCTGCACGGTCTCGACAAGGTGACCGCGGCCAAGCGCGCGGATGAGCTGCTCGAGCGCGTGGGCCTGGGCGAGCGTGCGAACGACAACGTCGAGGCGCTTTCGCTCGGTAACCAGCAGCGGGCGCAGATCTGCGTGTCGCTGGTCCACGAACCCGAGTTCCTCATCCTCGACGAGCCGTTTTCGGGCCTCGACCCGATCGCCGTCGACGTCGTCCTCGGGGTGCTGCAGGAGCAGGCCGCGCGCGGCGTGCCCGTGTTGTTCTCCTCCCATCAGCTGGATGTGGTCGAGCGGCTCAGCGACGAACTCGTGATCATCGGCGACGGCGAGATCAAAGCGACCGGCTCGCGCGTCGGTCTGCAGGAACAGCACTCGCGCGGGCTCTTCCGCATCGCGATCGACGAGGATGCGTGGCTCCTCTCCCGGGGCGACGTCACCGAGGTTTCACGCGAGGGCGATGACTTGCTGTTCCGCATCGACGCCGACGCCGACGCCGACACCGACGACACGGATGCGCGAGGCCAGGAGATCCTGCGCGAGGCGGTCGCGCGCGGGCCGGTTCGCAGGTTCAACCACGAACTCGTCCGTCTCTCCACCATCTTTAAGGAGATTCGCTGA
- a CDS encoding response regulator translates to MADVVLVDPHRLIRAGISLILHAQPDFQVIGETDCGENAIELVRTLNPDVLCIAARMEGVDGLEVTRRVRAMSDIRQPRILLLVGSKDGDVSHEGEAVGADAVVAKYATPESIVMAFRAALVSN, encoded by the coding sequence ATGGCTGATGTGGTGTTGGTGGATCCGCACCGACTCATACGAGCGGGCATTTCGCTGATCCTGCACGCCCAGCCGGATTTCCAGGTGATCGGCGAGACCGACTGCGGCGAGAACGCGATCGAACTCGTGCGGACTCTCAACCCCGACGTGCTGTGCATCGCCGCGCGGATGGAGGGCGTCGACGGCCTCGAAGTGACCCGACGCGTTCGCGCGATGTCCGACATTCGCCAGCCGCGCATCCTTCTGCTCGTCGGCAGCAAGGACGGCGATGTCTCGCACGAGGGCGAAGCGGTCGGGGCGGATGCGGTGGTCGCGAAATACGCGACACCCGAGTCGATCGTGATGGCGTTCCGCGCGGCGCTCGTGTCGAACTAG
- a CDS encoding ECF transporter S component, with amino-acid sequence MRNISTRLLIACAAIGVAGGVLFTAHAWIGGLTVNTIPFLYGITMGLYFLPGALAQALFHRGGVALLTASLSGLVASPFQPIGFLAFLIGIVIGLIQELPFLIARYRVWKTWLFLVSGLVSGLLTMGAAFGILGGQNYNLGGTILVVASFFISPVIFTGIALWLARALDQAGVARGLRADERRGDGRQVDD; translated from the coding sequence ATGAGAAACATCAGCACGCGACTTCTGATCGCCTGTGCCGCCATCGGCGTCGCGGGCGGTGTGCTGTTCACGGCGCACGCGTGGATCGGTGGCCTGACCGTCAACACGATTCCGTTTCTCTACGGCATCACGATGGGCCTCTACTTCTTGCCGGGTGCGCTCGCCCAGGCGCTCTTCCACCGCGGCGGCGTCGCGCTGCTCACCGCATCCCTCTCTGGACTCGTCGCGAGCCCGTTCCAGCCCATCGGCTTTCTCGCGTTCCTCATCGGCATCGTGATCGGGCTCATCCAGGAGCTGCCGTTCCTCATTGCCAGGTATCGCGTCTGGAAGACCTGGCTATTCCTGGTCAGCGGGCTGGTGAGCGGCCTGCTCACAATGGGTGCCGCGTTCGGCATTCTCGGCGGCCAGAACTACAATCTCGGCGGCACCATCCTCGTGGTCGCCTCGTTCTTTATCTCCCCCGTGATTTTCACCGGCATCGCGCTCTGGCTGGCCCGCGCGCTCGACCAGGCTGGGGTCGCGCGGGGTTTACGCGCGGACGAGCGCCGCGGCGACGGACGCCAGGTCGACGATTGA
- a CDS encoding ABC transporter ATP-binding protein, whose product MSDELIRVDSLSITHRDARRPTPENVSFAVRPGEALLILGPSGCGKSTLSLALNGLVPKDVWANVSGRVTLSGHDLESLELPETSQYAAMVFQDPDSQMVAATVFDEVAFGPENLCVPADEIERRVTDALHEVGLWSRRHDAPELLSGGGRQRLAIAAALAQGAPLIVLDEPTANLDPRGARDVYEVLGRLLDARKLGVVLVEHNLDEALRIATSVLVLDASGHVAFTGSPREVFTTHREELSRLGVWLPIATAVGAQLRDAGWDIPRLPLTISELRGQLTGPAIVDDYDVPTGEIDMRAVLGDAAPAEPVEVPEASTGSPTGIATSSPTGPLSVIRDPAEPILSARNLSIRRGRSEVVHDVSLDIPAGAFVGVVGPNGAGKTTLLQALAGIEAPPRGTVSVDGRDVARLRVRELRDRIGYVFQNPEHQFLANTVRDELSLELRSQGFSDDAIAQRTEHTLERFSLAELADAHPFVLSGGQKRRLSVATALVSGAPVLVLDEPTFGQDQARAAELIEMLAELNAAGTTVIMATHDLQLAAEVTDLLLVVTDGTIAAFGPTPQVLAGDVLEESGLGLPPLATAFRGLDAQPRLAGITRFRDLPGYTPDASPLHQFGGLRDV is encoded by the coding sequence TTGAGCGACGAGCTCATCCGCGTCGACTCCCTCAGCATCACCCACCGCGACGCGAGGCGCCCCACGCCCGAGAACGTCTCCTTTGCTGTCCGCCCCGGTGAGGCCCTGCTCATCTTGGGCCCCTCGGGATGCGGCAAGTCGACGCTTTCGCTCGCGCTGAACGGGCTCGTGCCGAAGGATGTGTGGGCGAATGTGTCGGGGCGCGTCACGCTCTCGGGCCACGACCTCGAGTCGCTCGAGCTCCCCGAGACGAGCCAATACGCGGCAATGGTCTTTCAGGATCCGGACTCGCAGATGGTCGCCGCGACCGTGTTCGACGAGGTCGCGTTTGGCCCCGAGAACCTGTGCGTCCCCGCCGACGAGATCGAGCGACGGGTGACGGATGCGCTGCACGAGGTCGGCCTCTGGAGTCGCCGCCACGATGCTCCCGAGCTGCTCTCGGGCGGCGGTCGGCAGCGGCTCGCGATCGCGGCGGCGCTCGCCCAGGGCGCGCCGCTGATCGTCTTGGACGAGCCGACCGCGAACCTCGACCCGCGCGGCGCCCGCGATGTGTACGAGGTGCTCGGCCGGTTGCTGGACGCGCGGAAGCTCGGTGTCGTGCTCGTGGAGCACAACCTCGACGAGGCGCTGCGCATCGCGACCTCGGTGCTCGTGCTGGATGCGTCGGGTCACGTCGCGTTCACCGGCTCGCCTCGCGAGGTGTTCACGACGCATCGCGAGGAGCTCTCGCGGCTCGGGGTGTGGCTGCCGATCGCGACCGCGGTTGGCGCGCAGCTGCGCGATGCCGGGTGGGATATCCCGCGGTTGCCGCTGACGATTTCTGAGTTGCGCGGACAGCTCACGGGGCCCGCGATTGTCGATGACTACGACGTGCCGACCGGCGAGATCGACATGCGGGCGGTGCTGGGGGATGCTGCGCCGGCCGAGCCTGTCGAGGTGCCCGAGGCTTCGACAGGCTCACCCACCGGGATCGCGACTAGTTCACCCACCGGCCCGCTCTCCGTGATCCGAGACCCGGCCGAGCCCATCCTCAGCGCCCGAAACCTGAGCATCCGCCGCGGCCGAAGCGAGGTCGTGCACGACGTCTCGCTCGACATCCCCGCCGGCGCGTTCGTCGGCGTCGTCGGGCCGAACGGTGCCGGCAAGACCACGCTGCTGCAGGCCCTTGCCGGAATCGAGGCGCCGCCGCGGGGCACCGTGTCGGTCGATGGCCGCGACGTCGCGCGCCTGCGCGTGCGCGAGCTGCGCGACCGCATCGGCTACGTCTTCCAGAATCCCGAACACCAGTTTCTCGCGAACACAGTCCGCGATGAGCTCTCGCTCGAGCTGCGCTCGCAGGGCTTCAGCGACGACGCGATCGCCCAGCGCACCGAGCACACGCTCGAGCGCTTCAGCCTTGCGGAACTGGCCGACGCGCATCCATTCGTGTTGTCGGGCGGCCAGAAGCGACGGCTTTCGGTCGCCACCGCCCTCGTGTCGGGCGCCCCCGTGCTCGTGCTCGACGAGCCCACGTTCGGGCAAGACCAGGCGCGCGCCGCCGAGCTCATCGAGATGCTCGCCGAGTTGAACGCCGCCGGGACGACCGTCATCATGGCGACGCACGATCTGCAGCTCGCGGCCGAGGTCACGGACCTCCTGCTCGTCGTGACCGACGGCACGATCGCCGCGTTCGGCCCGACCCCGCAGGTGCTCGCGGGCGACGTTCTGGAGGAATCCGGTCTCGGTCTGCCGCCGCTCGCCACCGCGTTCCGCGGGTTGGATGCGCAGCCACGCCTCGCGGGCATCACCCGCTTCCGCGATCTCCCGGGCTATACGCCGGATGCTTCACCGCTGCATCAGTTCGGTGGGCTGCGGGATGTCTAA
- a CDS encoding energy-coupling factor transporter transmembrane component T family protein, with translation MSKRSTKARTGQRLDRPSIEEADALGLPLLHRIHPLAKLFAAMVPMIGVFFVGGVWIPAGLAVMSIVLLLFGSSMRWVARIAMIIGFPLAALVLSVTLGIWIDAEDVSDTRPLLSIGNWTFYEGAWLIGLETACRIVAIVALAMLSGSTTSGGDFVRALVQQLRVPYRYGYAGLAALRFVPRFKLELSVIRQAHRARGIAFGRGPFGWIRRQLSSLIPLLAAALRHSDRVALSMDARGFGFRETRTERHILHVLPRDWVFGCAVLLVAAAIFVSGVALGLA, from the coding sequence ATGTCTAAGCGCTCCACGAAGGCCCGAACCGGGCAGCGACTCGACCGGCCGTCGATCGAAGAAGCCGACGCCCTTGGGCTGCCGCTGCTCCACCGCATCCATCCCCTGGCGAAGCTCTTCGCTGCGATGGTGCCGATGATCGGCGTCTTCTTTGTCGGCGGCGTCTGGATTCCCGCGGGACTGGCCGTGATGTCGATCGTGCTGCTGCTGTTCGGTTCGTCGATGCGGTGGGTCGCGCGGATCGCGATGATCATCGGTTTTCCGCTCGCCGCGCTGGTGCTCTCCGTCACCCTCGGCATCTGGATTGACGCCGAGGACGTGTCGGACACGCGGCCGCTGCTCTCGATCGGCAATTGGACGTTCTACGAGGGCGCCTGGTTGATCGGCCTCGAGACGGCGTGCCGAATAGTGGCGATCGTGGCGCTCGCGATGCTGAGTGGTTCGACGACCTCCGGCGGCGACTTCGTGCGCGCGCTCGTGCAGCAGTTGCGTGTGCCATATCGCTATGGCTACGCGGGGCTCGCAGCGCTGCGCTTCGTGCCGCGGTTCAAGCTCGAACTCAGCGTGATCCGGCAGGCGCATCGCGCGCGCGGTATCGCGTTCGGCCGCGGCCCGTTCGGGTGGATTCGCCGACAGCTTTCGTCGCTGATCCCGCTCCTCGCGGCGGCGCTGCGCCACTCCGATCGCGTCGCGCTGTCGATGGATGCGCGCGGCTTCGGCTTCCGCGAGACCCGCACCGAGCGGCACATACTGCACGTGCTCCCCCGCGACTGGGTGTTCGGGTGCGCAGTGCTGCTCGTCGCGGCCGCGATCTTCGTGAGCGGAGTCGCGCTCGGGCTTGCGTAG